AAATTAGTAACTTAAGGAATATGATTTTGACAGTAGCAATGTGAGATTCGTTTAGTTAGCTTTTGATATGGTGAATGGGGTGTCACCAGCATTTTCGATGAAAGACCCCTAACAGCTATAATTTGGTCAATGTAAAACTGTGTTAGGTTGATTTATGTGTAAAGAAGCAAATGGTTGTTTAGCACTTTCCAAAAATTTTGGTTAATGTAACTTTTTCGCATTAAGAAGTATTAAGAAATTTTTAAAGTAGAAATTCAGGTGCAAGttaacttcatgtgaagttgataattaagaactgttagataataatttaatcctatcaaattatttaacgacTCTTAACTATTAAGTTTACATGAAGTTAACTTCATCTAAGTTTCtacttatttttaaatttgcttGGATACTATGTCTTGAATGAGAAAAATTTGTAACCAGaaacttattttaaatttgCTTGGATACTATGCCTTGAATGAGAAAAATTTGTAACCACCATTGGTGAAGTTGGTAGATACTTAATTCTTTTTAGGGTAACATAATGTCATaatgttttaaattaaaaatctatCTTATCATAAAAGATTTATTTAACATGTgctttttaataataatattaagattattattagttaaaaaaataattattttattttaataaatacataaatctattaaaaatttaaatattatatttttttataaaaacctTTCAAATCGATAATTTTATACACATATTAGCTAATTTTATCacaaattatataattaaaggGAAAAAAGACCTACATTCAATATACTTCAAtgaaaatctaaaaattaatgCAACAATTGAATGAAATCTTATTCATATCACGAGCATCCAACAAACCAAACCCAACCCAACCTTATCCCAATAAAGTTCATCTAAAAGACTATAATATAAACTATGCCTTTTGTGCGTTTGAGTTAGGAGTTAAGACTCACCAACGGCGCACGTTAGCATCCTCAGCTCACCCAAAACACCGCGTGAAGTTCACGCTCCCTGGAATCCTCCTCTCTGCGCGTTCCGAttcctctctttctctccctcCTCGTTGGTCCTTCGATTTGGCGACGAGGTTCCCGTACCTTATTCGTTGATCCACCTTCGTTCGGATCGCGTCTAGATTCGATCGATTATGTAAGCATTTAGCCAAATCTCGTTGTATCTTTCATGAATTGGAATCCTGTTTTTGATGATCTACTTTATCTGTGATCCATCCTTGTTAATTAATGTTCTTTCGAAATTTGTATTCGAAAAAAAATCGAGAAGGAAATAacaattctctctctttttatttttccccGCTGATTTATTAGCCAAAATTGTGGAACTATGAATAATTCCACTGATCATCTGTTTATTAAGGGCAATGATATGAATTAATAGAAATGTGAATTTCTTAATGGAACCGGATTCAGTTCTCATCTTTTTTTCAATTATGTATGCATGTATGCTATGGCTGTCTTGAAAATTTATCTTTGACGTCATCAAGTGAGTTTTTCAATTGAGAGAATCCAATTCTATGCATGTATATATGAATCTACAATATTTTTCTAATAGAAGTAAATTTTCATTAACAAGAAGAGAAGGATGTTATATGAGGAAGAGAACATGAGAGGTTAGTTTCTATTGGTTTTCATGATTAGTTTGAATGCTTATAGTCTTACTGTTTTCTTGGTTATCAGTGTCATTATGATGAGAAGAGGCGAAGTTCAATTACCGGCGCGGAAACTTCCATCCCTGGTTGATCTATGTGTTCAgaaaataatagataatataaGATACCTTGGAAACGTTGGTTGTGTCGATCTACACCTGCTCGAGCGAATTTTGCCACACTGCACGGTTGATCAGTTGATTCATGTGGAGAAGGCAAGCGAAGTAAGTTAAGGTTCTCGTTTTTGTCAACTATGTATGGAGCTATCACCAGGTGAAATGGTTTGTCTAATTTGCCCAATATGCTATGCAGGGAGCTGATTTGAGTCCGGTGACTGATAAGTTATGGAAAGGGATGAGAGGAAATTCAAGGAAGTAATTTGTCATTTAAATGGAAGCAGTTGTACGAGGTGAATTTTTTACTTGGTCATTCTTTGATTCCTTTATCATAATTCTTTTTGGTTCGACTCGGTTATATTTTAGATGAATAGGGTGTATTCGATAAAAATTGTTAGCTGCGCTCACTACGTTAACTCTCTGCAGgcaaaacagaaagaaatagcCGAGGCTGAGAAGGAAGTATCTAATCGAATCAGGAATCTGTACAAGAAAGAAGATGCAAGTATGTTCCTAGTGTGTGCATTATTGGCTACTTGTTTTAGTTTTCCTTGCCTTTCCTGCTTTGCTGAACGTGAATATCCTTTTGTCTACCTGATTTGAATCTTTCTCAACCTTTTAACATACATGTTTGTTTTATCCAAACAAAATGCTAATATGACTTGATAAACATACATGTTAACTGTTAGCTTGATGAACAATGTATTGGAATTCTGTAGAAAAACAGAGTAGGCAAGTACAGCTGTGCACTAAAACTCCACCTTCGAGTAAAAAAAGATTCTGGGGAGGTAACTAGTTCACTCTACTATTGtgctttatattttatttatgtttcaTCAGGTTGCACTTTTAAATGTTGTTTAATCTTTGAGGATCTGTTGTAGATGGACCTGGTTACAATGTGTCAAACTTGAAGAGCAACATAATGAAGAAGTCAAAAATAGAATTTCTAAAGAGGTAACTTATAATGGTGGATGGAAGCAGGGGCCTTAAGGTTTATAATAATTTCTTTTGGTCATATCAATGATCATTAGTTGGGCAaaataaattagtaatataattatGGTTGTTTTGTTGTATAATTTTATCTTATAAATATAGACCCCTTtgtcttttcttcttttacaGTCATGAGATGAAAAATCTTGCAGTGATGAAGAAGAATACTTTCCAGAGGACTAGTAGGTATATATGACAGCAACTTTTTGGTTAGAAACTTTTTCTAagaatttttctttgttttttggcTATACATCTACCTAATTTGTAGTGTTTGTAATACTTTTACAGGAGCTAACAGTTTAGTTATTGCTTCCAAAATAATTATCTTAATCCTCACTCCCTTTTTTGttctccttttatttttctaaacaATCTTCCATTGCTTATTGTTCTGCAGTTCAACAAGCATTACAAGGACTGGAAGTACTTCTGGAATTGGTTCAACATCAAAAGATCCCAAATCCATCAGAAGGATGTTTTAGGAGCAAATTATGTGAGAGATAGCAATGCTATGGATCATTATTTGCTTTTAAACTGTAATGTTAGTTTCAGCTATCTTAACGCTAAGAAAAATGGCTTACTTTTCTTTGTTGTATTTATTGCATAAGTTGCATCGAGGCATGCATGGTAGTTGATGTAATCTGTTTCTTACATAAATGAAATTAGCATCTTCATACCGAATGAGTTTATGATCTAGCTGCAAAACaaatggaaaaaaatatttacttatgAAGGGAGATGCATAAGAATATCATGGGCAGAAAGTTTGTGTAACCAATTTGTATCCTATACATTTATTCAATGATGTACACTTTTTGTATCCAGATACATTATTGTACCAAAAAGTGAAAGTGACTGATAAAAAGAAACGGAAGGAAGGACACAATGGATGTTACATGAACTCATCATATATGCGATCCTTCCCTTTCATGCTGAAGGCATGGCATGCAGTGACTCTGCCTTAGGCAGGTGAGTTCCTTGATGTGTATGAGAGAAAAGTTATGTGCCTAAGCACATTGAATGAAAGTGAAAATGTTTAAGAAAGTTATTTGAAATGTTACCAATATTGTCCTGTCAGGAATATCTGGTATAAGGGTTTAGTATTGACTTTTTGAATAACTAGGTTATACCAGTTCATTTCATTTCATCAAGTATCCAACAACCATGTTATTGCTGTTGCACTCTTGTAAGTGTTGAAGACTTGGACACCCTCAAGAAAATATAAATGTTTTTGTGACTTACCTGATGCTTAAACATATCTTAATCAGCATGTAATCCCTAAACtcgacttttttttttttaatgtcaaCATGTTTCTGTTGCCTGAAGTCATTGAATCGGCCTCATCAGTCATCACATTTGTCATATGACACGCATAAAtatctctctatatatatacatCTATAGAATAGATATAGGGAACTACTTGAGGTACTTGTCTTGTGTCCAAATTATTTTGTTTCCTAAAATATATCGAAGTGGAGTTgaaattaaatgataaaatgaaaacaaaatactAACAAGCGTCTTGAGCAGTTGTGAAATGCattcaaaaaattaaaggatttatctttttactattatttatttattacttaaGTGTCTTAGACAAATTCTATAACGGCACTAATTAGGAAAAAATGGCAAATCTAGTAGGATATAATaaatgaaaaagtaaataaaataaaatccaatggaACTTCTTTATATCACCaataatgtaaaataaaatgatCACAAAACCAAGAATATTAACTAGTTTGATTTCATTCCATCCACAGATGTTACTTGGCATATATTGATTGATCCCTCTGGAACTGCAAATCCTGCTATCATTATTCTGCTACTAGAATAGAATACAAAACTGGCCGCATTATTTATGAAGATACATCCTCCTGAGGTCTCTTGCCTCATTCTGCTTTAGCCATAGTAAAACTTAGGCAATATAAGCCATAAAAGACTTTGGAACCTTTAAGAATTACTCCCTCTGTTTTAAATATAACTGTACAGAAAACAATAAAACATACTTTCTTAGAACTTAACAGACATATATTGGAACAAAGGGAGTGAAAATCATATATTGGCAATGTCATTAGCAAAACTATATATATTACCTATATCCCAGTTCCAGCGAGCCGCCGCTTTGAGGCATTCGATACGGTCAACTGGCCAAGCTTGTCAGTGTTACTTGATTCTGTTCTTTCTTTGATTGGTGCATAATGCCTCAGCCATTCCCCAACATAAACCTGGACATGAAATAGATTAAGGTGACATTAGGGGAACACTAGGGGAAATCCAAAATCATCCACAACAGATATCACTGTTAGTATTGGTAATCAGAGATGATAGAAAACGTAGAAGAAACTAATTCATATACTAATGGAGTAATGGGATACTAACAACTAGGCCAATTTGATTCTTACCCTCAACCGTGGTTGTGCTATATTTTAAATATCTCAATGTCTAAGAAAACCATAACTGGAGAAATGAGTTGAAGAAAGTAAACAACCTGTTGAGGCCTCATAATCTTCGTATCAGGATCATCCAAAGACTCTCGCCAATGCGCCAAGTAACCAGCCATTCGAGGGATAGCAAATAAAATAGTGAAGTACTCAGGTGGAAACCCCATGGCCCTGATCACATAAAGGCATTAGCTAAAGCCTAGTAACATATATTAGGAGGGATAACCTTATCTTATGCTCCCTAGAAAGAAAAACCTGGTGTAATATAGCTTTACCTATAAATTAGTCCAGAGTAGAAGTCAACGTTTGGATATAGCTTTCTTCTGATGAAAAATTCATCAGATAGTGCAACCTTCTCCAAGGCAACTGCAACCTGCACAATCAAAAAATTGTATATTGTATTAATAAGTTTTGATTTTAGATTGAAACCTTTTGAAGTGCTTTAAATTTGAATAACATTCAGATACAGATACAAACAGCTAGAATAGTTTGCAGCAAAATCTTCGAAATGTAGAATTTGATATTGTATTAATATCCCCTGATCAAACCATCTCCTGctcaaagaataataaaatagacgGCAAATAGATGGAGTAAGAGATTGAAAGATGAACACCTCAATAAGAGGATCCCGGCCAACAATGGAAAACACTTCCTCTGCTAGTCTCTTTAGGACCTTTGCTCTGGGATCATAGTTTTTGTAAACACGATGTCCAAAACCACTAAGCTTTCGCTTCCTGGAGGAATAGCAtccaaaacacaaagtagaagGCACAAAAGTTatacaagaaaaagaagatctttaaaataatactaataataatacacACTTTGCTTTAACACCCTCAATGAACTCTGGAATTTTGTCAACAGTTCCAATTTCACTCAGCATTTTAAGAACAGCCTGCATCAAATGTCAATTCATATATGATAACCTCATTTTTTTCCCAAATAAGAAACATGCTAAATAAAAATGATCATGAAATCTCATCAATCAGTTATATTACCTCATTAGCTCCACCATGAAGAGGTCCATATAGAGCTCCAACAGCACCAGCAACAGCAGTGTATACATCAACACCACTGCAAATAAGGTAATCATTAAGCAATATAGAACAGCATGATTTCTTTTGCGGAAAGATCACTATTCAGAAAAGTTCTATCCAGTGTGAAAGCTCATTCGATATGGTGTAATAGCAGGAGTATCAGCTGAAGTAGGAATATGTCTACCTTGATGCAAGATGCCGAACAGCGGATGTGGAACAATTCATTTCATGTTCAGCATGCAGGATGAAAATAATATCCAGTGCACGACTTAGCCGGGGATTCGGTTTATATGAGCGGTTGCCTCTGAAGTTAAACACATTGAACATTTTGTTTTAGTCATACCCGATGCTGATATAGCTTCAGCATAACAAAAATCAGCTAGTATGTTACTACCATTCTATCATCAAGAATAAATGACAATCCTGTTTAAATAATGAGATCACAAAGGAAAATAAACCGAAAATAACGCAGTTCCAAATCATCTGACAGAAACAACAGTTAGACatacagagaatcaagcatgtATAGGAAGTTCTCTGTGTAAGAAAGTTGATTGGATGGAAGCACAGGTGGCCGTCCCGCCATTCTGAGATAAATTGCTGCAGCAATTGTTGTTATCTGCATTGAGAAAGGGAAAATGATATTGCCAAAGAGGTAATAAGATAAATTCCAAATAATAAGTATAGAATTACATGAATGCTACACAAGAACTTCAGAGGAAACAAACTTAGCAAGGGCAGGTAGCATTCAGAATAAATCAATGACTAATTCAGCACACATAAGTAAAAGCTACAAACTGCAGatactgaaaaaaaaatagagagaatGGAGAAACCAAACCTTTCCGATAATCCGAGCTATTTGTTTATCTCTGACTTGCTTTGAGTTGTAAACATCAAGACCCTGCATTGAAGTATGATAAAGGGTTTTAAAAGAAATGATCAGAGCTAGATGAAAAAATGTTGAAAAGCTGAAAAGTTGGGAAActgtttttgttttgtgttaCTTACTCTGAGTGCAGGATTAGCATCAGGATGATGAACAGATAGAGCACTCATGGCATTAACAAGCACACCCATAGGATGAGCATCATGTGGCATTGAATGTATGATATCCTACAAAAACAAAAGCGGAATCAGTTGTTTACAAATCTAAAATCTAGAATCTTGCATTAATAGAAAAACCAGAAGGCTCACCAAAACTCCCTGCGGTACAGCTGAATGCTGAGATACAGCGAACTCCCAATCCAATAACTGATTTTCAGAAGGTAAATTTCCATACACTAGAGACACATGAATCAACCTTATGAGAGAAATAAATTTGACGAAAAAAGTTTTCATGAATAGTATCGTATACGTCAAGAGTATACATAATACAGTGAATAATACTATACGGATACTATTGCAACTTAGGAAAACTCCATAACCGGATAAAAATCAGTTACACATCTCAAATTACTCTACACAGTTGGCTGGATCTCAAACTTACTTATGAGGTAGGCTACTTCCATGTATGTGCTTTTCTGTGCCAATTCCTCAATAGGATAGCCTCTATATCTAAGGATTCCTTCATCACCATCAATATAAGAAATAGTTGATCTAACAGGTGCAGTGTTCAAATAGCCAGGGTCATAAAGTTTCAATCCCTTGTCATTCTTTCCAATCGATATCtgcaattaaataaataaataatttaattaatattacaaaaacaacttccacttcctccttCGTTCTCAGTTTTGGCGGGAGAATTAGCCATAGTTACTAACACTTGTTcaaaatcggagttttgattgcAGGGATAATGGTACCTTCTTGAAGTCGGTGGCTTTGACGGCGCCTTCGGGAGACACCGGAATATAGTACTTCTTACCAGTCCTCTCGTCCACCACCGTCAGTGTCCCCTTCAGGCTCGTCGCCGTCGCCGGAGCAGACAGCTGGAGTGGCTGGAGGTGGTCCTCGGAGGCGGTAGAGTCAGAGGAAGGAAGGAGGTGAGCGGTGAGAGTGGCCAAACGGTCACGTGCCACGTGGACATGCGATGATTCGGAGGTGAAGGTGGTGGCAGACATTATGATCGAATTTTGTGAAGTGCAAGCAAAAAAATgatgagagagagggagagagtggATTGGGTGAGAAGAGAAGAGTGTGGAAGgaagaataaaaatatgaagaagatgatgattgGATTGAGAGTTACGTAGAAGAGTGTGCCATGGCATATGGATCATTTTTGTCATGCCGCATGTTACTATATCTGTTCCAATTTTTGGGGTTATAATAATAATGGAGGAAATTTTAAGAATCTAGTTATTATTAATACTTATTAAACTCCACTTCGCAGTTTATCACTTGCTGTTAAAAGTTTTGAATTCTGGTATTAGCTGATGGTAGTGCATGATTCTCATTTCTCACCAAAATGACATGGTTTTGACTTTTGAAACCCCATGGTTTCATTTGATTCTCTGGGACCCTTCAAGTGTTGTGAAAAAATTACAACTATAATACGAATATATAAATAAGAATTCCTATACATCCAAATATTTTTGACAATCTAAGTCTAATTAAATTTGTCTAAatctaacaaaaaattttattataagcAATGTGTATACATGTCTTGTTgcgttttatttttattttttctcctcttctttttcatgttattacagttatttatttattctttttttgtttgatattttttattttattcttttcaagagagtaaatcaagaaaaattaaaaaaaataaaataaggagaagatgaagaaaaaaaaaatgacaaaaaaaagaCTAATCAAAAgatgagaaaaagaaagaaaatttttgaattgtATAGGACAATGAGACCAAATACACTAGATTTACATAATGATTGCGATACAATTAACTCAAAAATGCACCGAAATTACAGGAATTTCTGAGTTTATAGAATGCATaattttcggttcatttgtTATTATACAATGGTGTtattataatgatattttgattcATTTGTCGTCCAAGTGTGTTGTCAATAAACAATTTGTCTTAAAGATTGGGATGACTTTTAAGACAAATTGAATGGAATGAAATGAAATATAATGCAATGGAATAAAGTgataatgaataatttcattcttctttgctaaaaatttggtcaatattTATCAGCATAAAGTGAACCtcaatagaattaaaaaaaataaagtgaaTCTCAATTAGTTCAAATTTGAACAAGTTGCCAAAAAGATCGAATTCATTTTTAGATCCAAATAAACCTCAATTAAGTTaaaaaatgaaccgaaattacttaaagaataaaaaatttgatcaatacttatcagcagcatctagtgaacctcaattaacacacaaatgaATCAAAATTAGTTCAGGATTTAAACAAgcagttaaaaaataaaatcatcaataaaaacACATCGAATTCATCTATGGATTCAAATGAACttcaattaaactaaaaaatgaacTGAAATTACCTAAAGCAATAAAAATTTTGATCAATATTTATCAGCAGCATcaagtgaacctcaattaattcacaaatgaatcAAAATTTGTTTGGATTTGAACAAGCAATAAAAAAGACTCAATCGCCAACAAAATCGAATTCATTTTTAGATCCAAATGAACCTCAAATAAACtgaaaaataaaccaaaattatttaatgatgacACCAGAggaaattagaattaataaaGATGTTAGTAAAATATTGGTATTGTTAGTGATGAtgaaaaaacaaagaagaagcGAAGACAGTGAAATGTACACACgtgaatttaaaatatttggttGGATTTAGTTAGAATTATGACTTGAATGTAGAAGCAACGATAATAAAATATGCGCGcgtaaatttaaaatatttaatctaACTTTGTTAGAGTTATGACTTGAATGTAAACTTTTATTCTATAAATAATTAAGAGTTTATCATACCCTTAAAGCACATATGAAGgttataaaataagaaaattgttattaaaaatataaaaaatttaaatttttaatatattattttatatttattaaataaaaatacttaaaacttttcactaatattaaatatatcatGTACTTAAAAATACATGtttacaataattaattattaaattaattatttgtataaaatatatattagaaataaattatataatatagaTATTTATCCAAAATGTACAAGAATTAATTTAATAGTTGATTGTTGGAGTACATATAAAAACTACAGAGGTAAGGGATTTCtaaaaaatatagatatatCATATATGGTATTATCTAACCTCATGGTGGATTCACAATTCCATGCTTTGATCCACTTGATGACTACATTTGCCCTATCGAAGATTGTTATATGTTGTTGATGCTGCCCTGctgcaattaataataataataataataataataataataataattaataaaaggaAGAGGTGAGACAATTCAGCTAAATCCAAGTGCACTTGTGCATGATGGAGTCATAAAACTAAAAGCTCGCCAAGAAGGAACAGTTGGACATATATAAATAGTCAAGAGACGGAGTTAGACAAAATATTAgagaaagacaaaaaatatttatacaataaactaagactaaaataaaattttaagaagggactaaactaaaatttacatataatttacatataaaaaattaaaattaagggGGTCATGCCCCCTTTCCTACCACCTGACTCCGCCCCTGTAAGCACTGCCGGTGTCTTTTCAAAGAAGACAGAGAATTTCTGATGAAGAATCTTAATTGCTATTTCACCATTATACTGAGCATCAAATTGCTAtaatgttgttgttgttgctgccaTCAGTGTCACCAAATTATAGCTTTCCATCAAAAAAGGCATCCAAAAAAAATTCAGTTGTTCTATCTAACTCCTTACCATATGCAACCCCTAAATCTTTAACAATGATCATAACATGGCTATATAAATGATTTAATTATAGTAGCTTAAAACTCTTAGAcaatcaatatataataattaaagccataaattatatataattgagTGAttgattataatttaaaaaaaatgaagattcacgtacaattatttttatataaagttaataattaaaaatatttagatgataatttagttaaatttataaattcaactaataatttttaaatatcaatttCAAATATGAGTTTTCACCTTTCAAATTGTATATATTATTACATGAGTTTTGTTTTGATGATATATAATAGTTATCTAAATGAAATTCATGTCtttagataaatttttaaataataaatttgaatatttgttaCTTTTAAAAATCATAATATTGCAATAcatgattaaatttttat
Above is a genomic segment from Arachis stenosperma cultivar V10309 chromosome 1, arast.V10309.gnm1.PFL2, whole genome shotgun sequence containing:
- the LOC130966283 gene encoding LOW QUALITY PROTEIN: uncharacterized protein LOC130966283 (The sequence of the model RefSeq protein was modified relative to this genomic sequence to represent the inferred CDS: inserted 2 bases in 1 codon; deleted 1 base in 1 codon); this encodes MMRRGEVQLPARKLPSLVDLCVQKIIDNIRYLGNVGCVDLHLLERILPHCTVDQLIHVEKASEGADLSPVTDKLWKGMXEEIQGSNLSFKWKQLYEAKQKEIAEAEKEVSNRIRNLYKKEDAKKQSRQVQLCTKTPPSSKKRFWGDGPGYNVSNLKSNIMKKSKIEFLKSHEMKNLAVMKKNTFQRTSSSTSITRTGSTSGIGSTSKDPNPSEGCFRSKLCER
- the LOC130966275 gene encoding citrate synthase 3, peroxisomal, producing the protein MSATTFTSESSHVHVARDRLATLTAHLLPSSDSTASEDHLQPLQLSAPATATSLKGTLTVVDERTGKKYYIPVSPEGAVKATDFKKISIGKNDKGLKLYDPGYLNTAPVRSTISYIDGDEGILRYRGYPIEELAQKSTYMEVAYLIMYGNLPSENQLLDWEFAVSQHSAVPQGVLDIIHSMPHDAHPMGVLVNAMSALSVHHPDANPALRGLDVYNSKQVRDKQIARIIGKITTIAAAIYLRMAGRPPVLPSNQLSYTENFLYMLDSLGNRSYKPNPRLSRALDIIFILHAEHEMNCSTSAVRHLASSGVDVYTAVAGAVGALYGPLHGGANEAVLKMLSEIGTVDKIPEFIEGVKAKKRKLSGFGHRVYKNYDPRAKVLKRLAEEVFSIVGRDPLIEVAVALEKVALSDEFFIRRKLYPNVDFYSGLIYRAMGFPPEYFTILFAIPRMAGYLAHWRESLDDPDTKIMRPQQVYVGEWLRHYAPIKERTESSNTDKLGQLTVSNASKRRLAGTGI